Genomic window (Candidatus Binataceae bacterium):
GCTGCAAGGGCACGCGCTCAACGTAATTGCTAATGACGGGATCACGATTCCCAGCATGCTAACCCTGCCCGCGGGCACGCCCTACGTGATGGGCAGCGGTCAGCGCGCCGATGTGCTGGTCAAGGCGGGCGCTCCGGGCACCTATCTGCTGCAGGCACTCAATCCGCTAACCACCCTGGCTTCTGTCACCCCGCAAGGGATCGCTCCAGCCCAGCGTATCGCTCGGATCGACGGTGATTTTCCCTCGCCCACTTATCCAATCACGCTGGCGTCGGTGGTCGTTACCGGCTATCCGGTGGACATGGCACTCCCCAACGGTCCGCTGCCACCGCCCGCCGGACTGCCCAGTATCAGTATGATGACCAGTACGCCGCCCAACGCCGTACGCCACGTGACCTTCGACCTGTGCGGCACCAACGCTGGAGGCAATCAAGCCCAGCCCAGTCAGCGTCTACCCGTGTGCGGCTACTATTTCCAACAGTACAACGCGGCCTATTGGGGCGGGTTGCCCTTCGACAGTCTCAACATGATTCGCGATGCCGACGATGCCGGCGTGCCCAGCGTGCCGCTTGATCCCAACGAACCGCTGGTGGGTTTCAAGAAAGGCGGCCTATTCGATCCCAATACCCCCCTGTTTAGCGACATGTATGTTGGCAATTACGAGCAATGGACGGTAACCAATCGCTCATTCTCCGACCACGTCTTCCACATCCATCAAAACCCCTTCCTGGTGACCGCAGTCAACGGGATTCCGCTGCCGGTGCCCGAATGGCATGACAGCTTTATCGTACCGGCCGCGACCCCGCTGCCCACGGTCAAAAATCCGGTGGCGATTACCGACCCGAATGTCACCTTCGGTTCGATTACCTTCGTTACACACTACGATCCAATCACAGTGGGACAACTGGTAATCCACTGCCACATCCTTCAGCACGAGGACATCGGAATGATGCAGCGGGTCGACATCCTGCCCCGGCCTTGAGCGACCGCAATTGGTTAGCCCGCGCCCGCCGGTGGGCGCGGGCCCTATCTCCCCGTGGCCTGGCCTGTTGAGCTATGGTGATTCGATCGCATTTGGAAGGACCCCTGGCCCCGAACTATCGTCGCAAACCAGTCTTTTGGATCGAATGAAATCCTCGTTATCAGCCTCGACTTGGCTTGGGGCGGCGGCTTTGATCGTGCTGGCCGCCATCCTCACCCTAAATCGGCTGGGCGCCGCTCCCGTGTGCGGGGTCAACGAGGCGGTAGAGGGCGTGTTCTTGCAACAGATGGTCGAGCCTGGTCATCTGCTCTTCCCCTTGGACAATGGCAGCGAGCCGATGTACAAGCCACCGCTGTTCCATTGGAGCGCCGTGGCGATCGACCACCTGGCCGCAATTCATCGGATCAGTGCCTTCAACCTGCGCCTGCCCGCCGCCCTCTACGCCATTGCGACCGTCGCGCTGACGATCGGCTTTACTGCCACCGCTCTGGACGGGTCGTGCGCGCTGCTGGCAGGCCTCATCCTAGTGTCGTCCTACCAATTCGTCAGCCAGGGACGGATTGGTCGCGTCGATATGACGCTGACCTTCTTCGAAGCGCTTTCGCTGTTTGCCTTTTGCTGGTGGATCAAGGCACGGGAGCAGGCGCGTCCACGTTTCAGCGAGTTGTGGCGCCATTATCTACTCGCTGCCGCGTTGGGTTTGGGGGTTCTGGCCAAGGGCCCCGTGGGTGCGCTGTTACCGGGCGCGACCATAGTGCTGTTTCTGCTGATGGAGCGGCGTGCCCGCGAGCTGTTCGCCCTCCTGCGCCCCGGCCCGCTGTTTTTAGGCGCGGCGCTGGCCTGCGCGTGGTATGCGATCTGTTTGTTTGGGCGCCGCTATAGTTTTCTGGATCGCCAACTTGGCAGCGAGAACGTCGGCCGCTTCTTCGGCAGCCTGGGCTTCATGCCGATCGATTACTATCTGCAGCCGCTGCTGCTCAACGCCGGGCCGCTCAGCCTGCTGATTCCGGTGGCTGCCATTACCGCGCTTATCCGCTCACGCCGGCCTGAGAAGCGCGACAGCGAAAGCGGGGCGAACCGAAAGGAATGCGTACGGCTGTTCGCGCTGTTCTGGTTCGTTACTGCATTATTTTTCGAACTGGCTGCCTATAAGCGCAAATCCTACCTGCTGCCTTTGTGGCCACCCAGCGCGATTTTGCTGGCGTGGTGGACCCTGGGAGTCGCAGCTCCACGTTGGCGATGGGCTACGGCGGCGATCGCGACCCTGTGTGGATGCCTGATCGTCGGCAATTTCTTTTATATCCCTTGGCGCGAGGTGCGCGACTGCGACAGCCAGATGAGCTTTGCT
Coding sequences:
- a CDS encoding phospholipid carrier-dependent glycosyltransferase — its product is MKSSLSASTWLGAAALIVLAAILTLNRLGAAPVCGVNEAVEGVFLQQMVEPGHLLFPLDNGSEPMYKPPLFHWSAVAIDHLAAIHRISAFNLRLPAALYAIATVALTIGFTATALDGSCALLAGLILVSSYQFVSQGRIGRVDMTLTFFEALSLFAFCWWIKAREQARPRFSELWRHYLLAAALGLGVLAKGPVGALLPGATIVLFLLMERRARELFALLRPGPLFLGAALACAWYAICLFGRRYSFLDRQLGSENVGRFFGSLGFMPIDYYLQPLLLNAGPLSLLIPVAAITALIRSRRPEKRDSESGANRKECVRLFALFWFVTALFFELAAYKRKSYLLPLWPPSAILLAWWTLGVAAPRWRWATAAIATLCGCLIVGNFFYIPWREVRDCDSQMSFAQALRWPIASLRGQAVVPADPLRRAALQIDRVVAPDQPLFAFDFNASIEPLGFYLRRTVPLKSGPLASLPPGYVLIPRAVWVRNRDAKGFTPLLTMDYRHGLLLLRHDHAPVPSMQNGAG
- a CDS encoding multicopper oxidase domain-containing protein; amino-acid sequence: MELNLNKIAPKLNWRSGRLAWLVVIVAILAVTRLIIACGGSSSSNSNNSLPSFPQPQVRQSAAGQLNTTLHAEIATNALVNATSGGDALIQGPTYEGTIPGPTLVVNPGDTLNISLVNDFPPNPPVTRAGAFPHAPYTTNLHTHGLEVSPEGNGDNVYRQMDPGTTNQVTITLPTYHHAGTFWYHPHDHGAVTFQLMAGMAGMLIVKGGPGTLDYVPQVQAAKDIAMVFQGLHTLPNGQVVYVNPNAAQFGSTTPQQADGLWSPYITSNTYFTTNGVIAPVLYMHPGEVQRWRMLNAGTGENLLVALQGHALNVIANDGITIPSMLTLPAGTPYVMGSGQRADVLVKAGAPGTYLLQALNPLTTLASVTPQGIAPAQRIARIDGDFPSPTYPITLASVVVTGYPVDMALPNGPLPPPAGLPSISMMTSTPPNAVRHVTFDLCGTNAGGNQAQPSQRLPVCGYYFQQYNAAYWGGLPFDSLNMIRDADDAGVPSVPLDPNEPLVGFKKGGLFDPNTPLFSDMYVGNYEQWTVTNRSFSDHVFHIHQNPFLVTAVNGIPLPVPEWHDSFIVPAATPLPTVKNPVAITDPNVTFGSITFVTHYDPITVGQLVIHCHILQHEDIGMMQRVDILPRP